The following are from one region of the Tepidamorphus gemmatus genome:
- the ccoG gene encoding cytochrome c oxidase accessory protein CcoG, giving the protein MRADTATGGGGGSPGSLYARRKKVYPQKVEGRFRTIKWTVMALTLGVYYLLPFVRWERGPNAPDQAVLIDFPGRRFYFFFIEIWPQEVYYITGLLILAAMVLFLMNALAGRVWCGYLCPQTVWTDLFYAVERLIEGDRRERMKADKGGWTPTLVAEKIAKHTLWLLIAWWTGGAWVLYFADAPTLVRDLATFRAAPMAYMWIGILTGTTYLLAGFAREQVCTYMCPWPRIQAALTDEWALNVTYRYDRGEPRMSVKQAERARAANEPAGDCIDCFQCVAVCPTGIDIRDGLQLECIQCGLCIDACNSVMDRIGRPRGLIGYDTDINIHRRQEGKPEVWRLVRPRTVIYAAIIAIVGGIMLWSLATRAHIDLSVIHDRNPLFVRLSDGGIRNGYTIRISNKHLAPATFRLGLEGLPGAQLEVVGVASAADGIAGIIVEPDATRELRVTVSTPPGAALADATPIIFHLTDAATGETVTTSDFFRAP; this is encoded by the coding sequence ATGCGCGCCGATACGGCGACAGGCGGCGGCGGTGGATCGCCAGGAAGCCTCTATGCACGTCGCAAGAAGGTCTATCCGCAGAAGGTCGAGGGTCGGTTCCGGACGATCAAGTGGACCGTCATGGCACTTACCCTCGGCGTCTACTACCTGCTGCCCTTCGTGCGCTGGGAGCGGGGACCAAACGCGCCGGACCAGGCGGTCCTGATCGATTTCCCCGGACGCCGCTTCTACTTCTTCTTCATCGAGATCTGGCCACAGGAGGTCTACTACATTACCGGCCTGCTGATCCTCGCGGCGATGGTGCTGTTCCTCATGAACGCGCTGGCCGGCAGGGTCTGGTGCGGCTATCTGTGCCCGCAGACCGTCTGGACCGACCTGTTCTATGCGGTGGAGCGTCTGATCGAGGGCGACCGGCGCGAGCGCATGAAGGCCGACAAGGGCGGCTGGACGCCGACGCTGGTGGCCGAGAAGATCGCCAAGCACACCCTCTGGCTGCTGATCGCCTGGTGGACCGGCGGCGCGTGGGTGCTCTACTTCGCCGACGCGCCGACCCTGGTGCGCGACCTCGCCACCTTCCGGGCCGCGCCGATGGCCTACATGTGGATCGGCATCTTGACCGGCACGACCTATCTGCTCGCCGGCTTCGCCCGCGAACAGGTCTGCACCTACATGTGCCCGTGGCCGCGCATCCAGGCCGCGCTCACCGACGAATGGGCACTCAACGTCACCTACCGCTACGACCGCGGCGAGCCACGCATGTCGGTGAAGCAGGCAGAGCGCGCCCGTGCCGCCAACGAGCCGGCCGGCGACTGCATCGACTGTTTCCAGTGCGTCGCGGTCTGCCCGACCGGCATCGACATCCGGGACGGTCTGCAGCTCGAATGCATCCAGTGCGGGTTGTGCATCGACGCCTGCAACAGCGTCATGGATCGGATCGGCCGGCCGCGCGGCCTGATCGGCTATGACACCGACATCAACATCCATCGCCGGCAGGAGGGCAAACCCGAGGTCTGGCGGCTGGTGCGCCCCCGCACGGTCATCTACGCGGCGATCATCGCGATCGTCGGCGGGATCATGCTCTGGTCGCTGGCGACGCGCGCCCACATCGACCTCAGCGTGATCCATGACCGCAATCCGCTGTTCGTGCGTCTCAGCGACGGCGGCATCCGCAACGGTTACACGATCCGGATCAGCAACAAGCATCTCGCGCCCGCCACCTTCCGGCTCGGCCTCGAGGGGCTGCCGGGTGCGCAGCTCGAAGTGGTGGGCGTGGCGTCGGCAGCGGACGGGATCGCCGGGATCATCGTCGAGCCGGACGCCACCCGCGAGTTGCGCGTGACCGTCTCCACCCCGCCCGGCGCCGCGCTGGCGGACGCCACCCCGATCATCTTCCATCTGACGGATGCCGCCACCGGCGAGACGGTCACCACGTCCGACTTCTTCAGGGCACCATGA
- a CDS encoding FixH family protein: MSSNRSATAGWQVTGRTVLIGILAFFGVVIAVNAALIYLAVSSHTGVVTGSSYRAGNGWQAEIEAAQAQLARNWRVEAVIDRTGDEASVEVNVRDRNGAPVTGLAVATLLRSPIREANDIEITLTETETGRYLGKVAAIAPGNWTLLIDAAEAGVRVFHSESRLFVR; the protein is encoded by the coding sequence ATGAGCAGCAACAGATCCGCGACCGCCGGCTGGCAGGTGACCGGACGCACGGTGCTGATCGGCATTCTCGCCTTCTTCGGCGTCGTCATCGCGGTCAACGCCGCGCTCATCTATCTGGCGGTGAGCAGCCACACCGGTGTGGTGACCGGCTCGTCCTATCGCGCCGGCAATGGCTGGCAGGCCGAGATCGAGGCCGCCCAGGCCCAGCTCGCGCGCAACTGGCGGGTCGAGGCCGTCATCGACCGGACCGGAGACGAAGCCTCGGTCGAGGTGAACGTACGCGACCGCAACGGCGCTCCCGTAACGGGGCTTGCCGTCGCCACCCTGCTGCGCAGCCCGATCCGCGAGGCCAACGACATCGAGATCACGCTGACCGAGACCGAGACCGGGCGATACCTGGGCAAGGTCGCGGCGATCGCGCCCGGCAACTGGACGCTGCTGATCGACGCCGCCGAGGCCGGGGTGCGCGTCTTCCATTCCGAGTCCCGGCTGTTCGTGAGGTAG
- a CDS encoding heavy metal translocating P-type ATPase has translation MSYHDRDLAGYVTHVDNNTLHMELAVDGVRCAGCMARIERGLSAVPGITRARLNFTNRRLAVDWLDGVLEPGDVVAKVAELGYRAYPFDPGAAAGAEAHESRRLLKAMAVAGFAAMNIMLLSISVWWGNITDITPETRDLFHWISALIAIPAVAYAGQPFFASAARALRHRSVNMDVPISLGVLLAVGISIVETFQGGRHAYFDAAVMLLFFLLVGRVLEINMRRRTRAHAENLAALKGEAATKLIPGGGTRLVPLSAIDPGDRVLVAPGERLPVDGIVVAGVSDIDQSLVTGETDPARVAPGAQVYAGSLNVGGALTVQVTAAAEGTLLDEVNRLLAAAQDARSRRLALADRAARLYAPVVHTAAALTFAGWMAFGSDWHWALMTAVAVLIITCPCALGLAVPAVQVVASGLLFRAGVLLSAGEAIERFAEVDTVVFDKTGTLTLPEPALADPESVPADVLRDAARLALSSRHPLAAALRAHAEGLSPIAGAEEITGSGVRALADGIELRLGSAAFCGVPDDAARRAAADGRSRVWFRRGKEDAVAIAVAQTLRPDARQVVDRLKQLGLAPIILSGDRVEAVDAVADALGIADRRAGLKPADKIGALEALKASGRKVLMVGDGLNDAPALAAAHASISPVTAVHLSQAAADAVFLGERLAPVAAAVEVSRRARRAMDQNLWFSALYNFLAMPIAVFGLVTPLVAALAMSGSSVIVTLNALRVRMVERSD, from the coding sequence ATGAGCTATCACGACCGGGATCTTGCCGGATACGTCACCCATGTCGACAACAATACCCTGCACATGGAACTCGCGGTCGACGGTGTACGGTGTGCGGGTTGCATGGCCAGGATCGAGCGCGGCCTGTCGGCCGTCCCCGGCATCACGCGCGCCCGCCTCAACTTCACCAACCGGCGCCTCGCCGTCGACTGGCTCGACGGTGTGCTCGAGCCAGGCGACGTCGTGGCGAAGGTCGCCGAGCTCGGCTATCGCGCCTACCCGTTCGATCCCGGAGCCGCCGCGGGCGCGGAGGCGCACGAATCGAGGCGGCTGCTGAAGGCGATGGCGGTCGCCGGCTTCGCGGCGATGAACATCATGTTGCTGTCCATCTCGGTGTGGTGGGGCAACATCACCGACATCACGCCGGAAACCCGCGACCTGTTCCACTGGATCTCCGCGCTGATTGCGATCCCCGCCGTCGCCTATGCCGGCCAGCCCTTCTTCGCGTCGGCCGCGCGGGCGCTGCGCCACCGAAGCGTCAACATGGACGTGCCGATCTCGCTGGGTGTGCTGCTGGCGGTCGGAATCTCGATCGTCGAGACGTTCCAGGGTGGACGCCACGCCTATTTCGACGCGGCGGTGATGCTGCTGTTCTTCCTGCTCGTCGGCCGCGTCCTCGAAATCAACATGCGTCGGCGTACCCGCGCGCATGCGGAGAATCTCGCGGCGCTGAAGGGCGAGGCGGCGACGAAACTGATACCCGGCGGCGGCACCCGGCTGGTGCCGCTGTCGGCCATCGACCCCGGCGACCGGGTTCTCGTCGCACCGGGCGAGCGGCTCCCCGTCGACGGAATCGTCGTCGCGGGCGTCTCGGACATCGACCAGAGCCTGGTGACGGGCGAGACCGACCCCGCCCGCGTCGCCCCAGGCGCCCAGGTCTATGCAGGGAGCCTCAATGTCGGAGGCGCACTCACCGTGCAGGTCACCGCGGCGGCAGAGGGCACGCTGCTCGACGAGGTCAATCGGCTGCTGGCAGCCGCGCAGGATGCCCGCTCGAGGCGCCTTGCACTCGCCGACCGCGCGGCCCGCCTCTATGCCCCCGTCGTGCATACGGCCGCAGCGCTGACCTTCGCCGGCTGGATGGCGTTCGGCTCGGACTGGCACTGGGCGCTGATGACGGCCGTGGCGGTGCTGATCATCACCTGCCCCTGCGCGCTCGGCCTCGCGGTGCCGGCGGTGCAGGTCGTCGCCAGCGGACTGCTGTTCCGCGCCGGGGTACTGCTGTCGGCCGGCGAGGCGATCGAGCGCTTCGCGGAGGTCGATACCGTGGTATTCGACAAGACCGGAACCTTGACACTGCCGGAACCGGCGCTGGCCGATCCGGAGTCGGTGCCGGCGGACGTGCTCCGGGATGCGGCGCGGCTCGCCCTGTCGAGCCGTCACCCATTGGCCGCCGCGCTGCGGGCCCATGCCGAGGGCCTGTCGCCGATCGCCGGCGCCGAGGAGATCACCGGCAGCGGCGTCCGCGCGCTCGCCGACGGAATCGAACTGAGGCTGGGCAGCGCCGCATTCTGCGGCGTGCCGGACGACGCCGCCCGCCGCGCGGCGGCGGATGGGCGTTCGCGGGTCTGGTTCCGGCGCGGCAAAGAGGATGCGGTCGCAATCGCCGTGGCGCAGACGCTGCGCCCCGATGCACGCCAGGTGGTGGACCGGCTGAAGCAGCTCGGCCTTGCGCCGATCATCCTGTCCGGCGACCGCGTCGAGGCGGTGGATGCCGTTGCCGACGCCCTCGGCATCGCCGACCGCCGTGCCGGATTGAAGCCGGCCGACAAGATCGGCGCGCTCGAGGCACTGAAGGCGTCGGGCCGCAAGGTGCTGATGGTCGGCGACGGGCTCAACGACGCGCCGGCACTCGCCGCCGCGCACGCCTCGATCTCGCCGGTGACGGCGGTGCACCTGTCGCAGGCGGCCGCCGACGCGGTATTTCTCGGCGAGAGGCTGGCGCCGGTCGCCGCGGCGGTCGAAGTCTCGCGCCGCGCCCGCCGCGCCATGGACCAGAACCTCTGGTTCTCCGCGCTTTACAACTTCCTCGCCATGCCGATCGCGGTGTTCGGCCTGGTGACGCCGCTGGTCGCTGCGCTGGCCATGTCGGGCTCCTCCGTCATCGTCACGCTGAACGCCCTGCGTGTGCGCATGGTGGAAAGATCCGACTGA